From Plectropomus leopardus isolate mb chromosome 17, YSFRI_Pleo_2.0, whole genome shotgun sequence, a single genomic window includes:
- the LOC121956872 gene encoding LOW QUALITY PROTEIN: protein TANC2-like (The sequence of the model RefSeq protein was modified relative to this genomic sequence to represent the inferred CDS: deleted 4 bases in 2 codons), with translation MRQQSNRFLSAATSSAHLEDLAYLDEQQRHVPSRTSLRMPRQNSGSRSQQDHRVRFTPSLNLKPLHFEVPGLSSDWLFTGREWLFQEVDARLRSGDPSTNRGVVIVGNMGFGKTAIIARLVALSCHGHRMWPTAASSQTMPKHVEAVSFSHDSLGRGGDEGGGGGGGGGSCPGTPEMRRRQEAALRRLSGQVVSYHFCQADNCHTCLVPEFVHNMAEMLSDAPQLAAYRELLHRSPPLQSALSLRSCIQDPSAALQRGILEPLDALHRERKLHMEGAGLIVLIDGLNEAEFHRPDYGDTLTSFLSRNIPKFPSWLKVITTVRTGQQDITRSLPFHCISLDRMEENNAIDQDLQGYLMQRIHSSAEIQSNVSLSNGRLDNAALAKLIGHLKSLSRGSYLYLKLTLDLIEGGYLVLKSSSFKVVPVSLAEVYLLQLNMRFPTQSSFQRVLPLLNVAVASLHPLTDQQLFEAVNAGALSGGALQWGEFVQRVEQLSSFLLRRSDGSRMLNHASFREWLMWREEGQDDRFLCDPRSGHTLLAFWLCRQEGKLNRQQTLELGHHILKAHIYKGLSKKLGVSSSVLQGLWLSYSTESLSPALASLRNLYTPNIKVSRLLILGGADVDHRSDVLNGAPLLCVHAHLGHGDAVALLLDLGAQVDAQTHDGLTALGFAAAAGHLDIVTTLSQHAAKVGHVDSSGRCVLVLAAQRGHLEVLRFLLKRADWSCTSCRPAGDKQEGGALQQALTAAASMGHPEVLSYLLDLPEEDEEEEERPEINTPDSLWGETALTAAAGSGRLSVCRLLLDQGAAAEQSNRRSVAPLFSAVRRGHWQVVELLLSHGVEVNVVDQQGRTALMTAASEGHVTVAQLLLDHGASLDQTDREGLTALSWACLKGQLPLVRELVQRGAATSHADRSGRTPLDLAAFRGDPEVVQHLVDHGASVEHVDCSGMRPLDRAVGCRNTSAVIALLKKGAQIGPATWAMATSKPDILMVLLSKLIQEGDRLYKQGKVREGARSYQSALQKFPGDELKTFRQLRVCVLLNLSRCHRKMNDFGLAEEFATKALELKAKSYEAFYARARAKRGRRQFHAALEDLIEASSLCPSNREIQRLLSRVKEECRQVAQQQQQDSPPPSSHRVHSQNVSISEARCRDSGCLQVQDREGLTEGEEEEQREEGSRDAPPHSSFHPPPGVQSLDTHGRPGMPSSSSLSPTHLYRHLPSPDPSSSSPCHSAPPPPSSSYHNFSPPPSPMQQQRLSPMSENMSGNGGLHHQSISALHHSDQIQGGQQHHLSNQRSFQKQNPVQGQWLQPAKVQVVRTSQATSSAHSSMISAYSQFGQLPQELAELGEGLGPSPLDISSSLQAQAGLSSGASYPQDDVDVDLVCQARPALAYGREGGGERVAISRFGQARQFSRNQSKAAHYPMEVTEATMGPPDSLPPLHDYQYHYQGGLRRPLSAHPKSSPAPPPRPLVHSQSISVRFSTSSGSLAGGQPGNHGPGFRTSASAQHMDSDPGSVGGGYHDDLFLTSSLESEISMGGGGTYPGEAARLSRNTPFMGISDRTARVQQHYQQQAPSSSASCLSPSRSWAVSSVDTVVTSPSKTPTNQGGFGQVSSIAYHNRSNNNAHNDNQLDYYREGSVQVASQNPSYLDVKLARTLPVIHSYSDRPSDRPTGPTSPVKPKRPFVESNV, from the exons ATGTAGAGGCTGTTTCTTTCTCCCACGACTCCctgggaagaggaggagacgaaggaggaggaggaggaggaggaggaggaagctgtCCAGGGACTCCAGAGATGAGAAGGAGGCAGGAGGCGGCACTCAGGAGGCTTTCAGGACAG GTCGTCTCGTATCATTTCTGTCAGGCTGATAACTGTCACACCTGTCTGGTCCCGGAGTTCGTCCACAACATGGCGGAGATGCTGAGTGATGCCCCTCAGCTGGCGGCCTATCGGGAGCTGCTGCACCGCTCGCCGCCGCTACAGAGCGCGCTCAGTCTGCGCTCCTGCATCCAGGATCCGAGCGCCGCCCTGCAGAGAGGAATCCTGGAGCCGCTGGACGCTCTGCACAGAG agaGGAAGTTACacatggagggggcggggcttaTTGTGCTGATTGACGGGCTGAATGAGGCGGAGTTCCACCGGCCGGACTACGGCGACACGCTGACCTCCTTCCTGTCCCGAAACATCCCGAAGTTTCCGTCCTGGTTGAAGGTCATCACCACCGTCAGGACCGGtcagcag GACATCACTCGCTCGCTGCCGTTTCACTGCATCTCTCTGGACAGGATGGAGGAGAACAACGCCATCGACCAGGACCTGCAG gGTTACCTGATGCAGCGAATCCACAGCAGCGCAGAGATCCAGAGCAACGTGTCGCTGAGTAACGGTCGCCTTGACAACGCGGCGCTGGCCAAGCTGATCGGCCACCTGAAGAGTCTGAGCAGAGGCTCGTACCTGTACCTGAAACTGACCCTGGACCTGATCGAGGGCGGATACCTGGTCCTGAAGAGCTCCAGCTTCAAG gtggtcCCTGTGAGTCTGGCTGAAGTCTACCTGCTGCAGCTCAACATGCGGTTTCCCACCCAGTCGTCTTTTCAGAGAGTTCTGCCGCTTCTCAACGTCGCCGTGGCGTCGCTGCACCCGCTGACCGACCAGCAG CTGTTCGAGGCGGTGAACGCCGGCGCTCTGAGCGGAGGAGCGCTGCAGTGGGGCGAGTTCGTGCAGCGAGTGGAGCAGCTGTCCTCCTTCCTGCTGCGGCGCAGCGACGGCAGCCGCATGCTGAACCACGCCTCCTTCAGGGAGTGGCTGATGTGGAGGGAGGAGGGCCAGGACGACCGCTTCCTCTGCGACCCCAG GAGCGGTCACACTCTGCTGGCCTTCTGGCTCTGCAGACAGGAGGGAAAATTAAACCGACAGCAAACACTGGAGCTGGGACATCACATCCTGAAGGCTCACATCTacaag GGTCTGAGTAAGAAGCTCGGGGTCTCCTCCTCAGTCCTGCAGGGGCTGTGGCTGTCCTACAGCACGGAGAGCCTAAGCCCCGCCCTCGCATCGCTGCGTAACCTGTACACCCCCAACatcaag GTGAGCAGGCTGCTGATTCTGGGCGGGGCCGATGTGGATCACCGTAGTGACGTCCTGAACGGCGCCCCCCTGCTGTGTGTCCATGCTCACCTGGGACACGGAGACGCCGTGGCGCTGCTGCTCGACCTCGGAGCTCAG gtggACGCTCAGACACATGACGGTTTGACCGCGCTGGGATTCGCCGCTGCAGCTGGACACCTGGACATCGTCACCACGCTGAGTCAGCACGCCGCCAAG gtGGGACATGTGGACAGCTCAGGTCGGTGTGTGTTGGTGCTCGCCGCTCAGCGTGGTCACCTGGAGGTGCTGCGCTTCCTGCTGAAGCGAGCGGACTGGAGCTGCACTTCCTGC CGGCCAGCGGGGGACAAGCAGGAGGGAGGCGCGCTGCAGCAGGCGCTGACCGCCGCCGCCAGCATGGGACACCCCgag GTGTTGTCGTACCTGCTGGATCTCccagaggaggacgaggaggaggaggagagaccgGAGATCAACACACCCGACAGTCTGTGGGGAGAGACAG ctctgACGGCGGCTGCAGGAAGTGGTCGTCTGTCCGTCTGCAGGCTGCTGTTGGATCAGGGAGCTGCTGCTGAACAAAGCAACAGGCGAAGC GTCGCTCCGCTCTTCAGCGCTGTGAGACGAGGACACtggcag GTGGTGGAGCTCTTACTGAGTCACGGCGTGGAGGTGAACGTGGTGGACCAGCAGGGTCGGACGGCTCTGATGACGGCAGCCTCAGAGGGTCATGTGACCGTCGCCCAGCTGCTGCTGGATCACG gagCCTCTCTGGACCAGACGGACAGGGAGGGGTTAACGGCACTGAGCTGGGCGTGTCTGAAGGGTCAGCTCCCGTTGGTCAGAGAGCTGGTGCAGAGAGGAGCCGCCACGTCGCACGCCGACCGCAGCGGACGCACGCCGCTCGACCTGGCCGCCTTCCGCGGCGACCCTGAAGTG GTGCAGCACCTGGTGGATCACGGAGCCTCGGTGGAGCACGTGGACTGCAGCGGGATGCGTCCTCTGGACCGGGCGGTCGGCTGCAGAAACACGTCAGCGGTCATCGCTCTGCTCAAAAAGGGAGCCCAGATAG gacCAGCGACGTGGGCCATGGCGACCTCTAAACCCGACATCTTAATGGTTCTGCTCAGTAAACTGATCCAAGAGGGCGACAGACTGTacaag caaGGTAAGGTGAGGGAAGGCGCTCGCTCGTATCAGTCGGCTCTGCAGAAGTTTCCGGGTGACGAGCTGAAGACGTTCAGACAGCTGAGAGTGTGCGTGCTGCTCAACCTGTCCCGCTGCCACCGAAAGATGAAC GATTTTGGCCTTGCGGAGGAGTTTGCCACCAAGGCGCTGGAGCTGAAAGCCAAATCGTATGAAGCCTTTTACGCCCGAGCACGCGCCAAACGCGGACGcag ACAGTTCCACGCAGCCCTGGAGGACCTGATTGAGGCCAGCAGCCTGTGCCCCTCCAACCGGGAGATCCAGCGCCTGCTGTCCCGGGTCAAGGAGGAGTGTCGGCAGGTtgcacaacaacagcaacaagactctcctcctccttcgtCACATCGAGTTCATTCACAAAATGTGTCCATCAGCGAGGCCAGGTGCAGAGATTCTGGTTGTCTGCAGGTGCAGGACAGGGAGGGGCTTactgagggggaggaggaggagcagagggaggaggggagcagagatgctcctcctcactcctcctTCCACCCTCCACCTGGGGTTCAAAGTCTCGACACTCATGGCCGCCCTGGGATGCCgtcatcttcctctctctctccaactcACCTGTATCGTCACCTCCCCAGCCCTgacccctcctcttcctccccctgtCACTCTGCGCCAcctcctccgtcctcctccTATCACAATTTcagccctcctccctccccaATGCAGCAACAGCGACTCAGCCCGATGTCAGAAAACATGTCTGGAAACGGAGGTCTGCACCACCAGTCCATCTCAGCCCTCCACCACTCAGACCAGATCCAGGGAGGGCAACAGCACCACCTGTCCAATCAGAGATCCTTCCAGAAGCAGAACCCCGTACAAGGCCAGTGGCTCCAACCAGCCAAAGTCCAGGTTGTCAGAACCAGTCAGGCCACTTCCTCGGCCCACTCCAGCATGATTTCTGCATACTCCCAGTTTGGCCAACTGCCACAAGAACTGGCCGAACTGGGTGAAGGCCTCGGTCCGAGCCCCCTAGATATCAGCTCTAGCCTGCAGGCCCAGGCTGGTCTGAGCTCTGGAGCTTCATATCCACAAGATGATGTAGATGTGGACTTGGTTTGCCAGGCAAGACCTGCACTGGCCTacgggagagagggaggaggggagagggtAGCGATAAGTCGATTTGGCCAGGCCCGTCAGTTTAGTCGCAACCAGTCCAAAGCAGCCCACTACCCCATGGAAGTTACTGAAGCGACAATGGGGCCTCCTGATAGCCTTCCACCGTTGCATGATTACCAATACCATTATCAGGGGGGACTACGCCGCCCACTCAGTGCTCACCCAAAGTCCTCCCCCGCTCCTCCGCCCAGGCCTCTTGTTCACTCCCAGAGTATCAGCGTCCGTTTTTCCACCAGCAGCGGCAGCCTCGCCGGAGGGCAGCCCGGTAATCACGGCCCAGGCTTCAGGACCTCAGCCTCCGCCCAGCACATGGATTCAGATCCGGGCTCTGTGGGAGGGGGTTACCACGATGACCTTTTTCTGACCTCCTCTCTGGAGTCAGAAATAAGCATGGGAGGAGGTGGGACCTACCCCGGAGAGGCAGCCCGTTTATCAAGAAACACTCCGTTTATGGGCATTAGCGACAGGACGGCAAGGGTGCAGCAGCACTACCAACAACAAGCTCCGTCCAGCTCTGCGTCCTGTCTCAGCCCGTCTCGCTCCTGGGCCGTGTCTTCAGTGGACACGGTCGTCACCTCACCCAGTAAAACCCCCACCAATCAAGGAGGCTTTGGCCAGGTGTCCTCCATTGCCTACCATAACCGCAGCAACAAcaatgctcacaatgacaaccAACTTGACTACTATCGGGAAGGCTCGGTGCAAGTCGCCAGTCAGAATCCGTCCTACCTGGACGTGAAGCTGGCCCGAACACTGCCAGTGATCCACAGCTACTCAGACAGACCTAGCGACAGACCGACAGGCCCTACCTCTCCTGTCAAACCAAAACGACCCTTTGTAGAGTCCAATGTGTAG